The Streptomyces sp. NBC_00576 genome contains the following window.
CCACGTGGGCGAGCTGTCCGCCCCAGGGACGAAAGCCGCTCGGGTAGCGGTCCGTGGTGAACAACTCGCCGTAGTCGGCGAGTTCCTGCAGCACCTGGACCACCACCAGCTGTGAGGATCTTTTCCCGGACCGGGCCATGTCGGCATCCCGGCCGGCACACCGGTGTGCGAGGTGCACGGTGCAGTGATGCTGGGTCACCTCCTCCAGCGAGGTCACGCCCTGGGCGGTCAGGCAGTTCAGCCACCGGATCAGCTGCTGGAACCGGTCATGGCAGGTCCGCACCGTACGCGGCACCCGGTGCGCGGCGGGAAGGACGCGGACGCGTTCGTGGACGGGGGCACACAGCGCCGTCAGGTACTCCTTGGCCAGCACTCGCCAGCCCGGATTATGAATCTCGCGGAAGTCCCAGATCAGCACGCCCCGGGAAATGGAGCGGGGCAGCTGGTGGACCACGGTGAAGTCCCAGCGGTCCTGTTCGAAGCGCGGACCGAGCTGACCGCGCCGCACCGGCAGCCCCGCGACGGTGCAGATGTCCGCCCCGGCGAACGGAGGCTCTGGCCACGCTCGGGCAGGCTCGAGGTTCATGCGGTGTACTCCTCGGGGCGCAGCGGCAGTTCGCTGTCGCAGTCGGTCACCTATGAGGCGGCGTGCTGCACCGCGCGTTCCTCGAAGCAGGCAGGGGTGAGCAGTTCGTCCAGCCGCTGTGCGTAGGGGCCGAAGACGCTGAGGAACGCCGCGGCGGGCATCAAGTGCCACTGCCGGGCGAAGTACGCCCGCAGCCGCATCAGATTGGGCAGGTGGCGGGGAGCGAACACGGCTAGCGGACACAGCAGACACACCCATGGTCTCGCCGGAAACGGCTTGCCCGCAGGCCCGTGCAGTCCCGACAGTTGATCCGCGCAACTTGCCGCGAACACATCCCGCTCTCCACCCAACAGTTCGGCCAGCGCCTTGTCATCCAACTGCAGCTCCCGGGCCGCCTGGGGGGAAGTTGCGGACGAAGTCCGCGAGGTCCTCGTGGGCGGCAACCACCACGGCCTGCGGGTGGCCCCGGCGGACCAGATCACGTTGGGCGTCCTCGATCACGTTCTCTGTGGCGGCCTTTTGCGCCGGACTCTGCCCGGTCAGGTAGTGGTCGCCCTCCACGGCGGGGGTGTGGTTGGGGTCGATCGTGGCCCGGCTGCTGCCGCGCCAGGACGTCCGGTCCCGCGACGCCCCGACAGTGGTCCGGATCCGGTGCAGATGGATCCGCAGGGGCTGTCCGGCATCGTCGACGAGCTCGTACGTCCGTACCCACGCGGCCCGTGCATCGGCCTCGAACCGGCCCGCCGACCAGCCGTTGCCGGCGCCCGACCAGTAGCGCAGCCACAGCTGCTCCCGCAGCTCCGGTGGAGCGAACCGTCGGGCAACGGCTGAATGCTCAAGCCACTGCTTCAGCAGTCGCACCGCAGGCCGCGACAGCGTCAACGACTCCCGGCTGGTGCGGCCCTTGACGTAGTCGAGCAGCAGCGTGGCATCCCCGCTCCACCGCACGTTTCCCAGGCCCAGGTCCGCAAGCCCGTCCGGGACGATGCCGGTACGGATCCCGAACAACAGCCGGTAGGCGAAGGCCACCGACGCTCTGGGAAATAGAGCAGACACCGCCTCCGGAGCGCCACCCGGGTAGAAGTCCCCCACCCGCCAGGTGCGCCCTGGTTAGCCGTGGCGCGAGGATCTGCCCAGGGCCTGCGGACCATGGTGCAGCAGAGAGAACTGGATGTTCTCGCGCGACAGCCCGTCGGCCAGATCCTGGCCCCGCGCCGCGTCCCGCAGCGCCTGCCGGTGAGCGTCCCACGCCTGAGCCACCGCCTCCTCGGCCGACGCCGTCAGCGCCTTCCACTCCCGAACGGAGTAGGCGGGCAACGGGCGCCGCTTGCGGCTCAGCCGCGGTTGAAAGGTCCGCCCGATCCCGTTGCTGTCTCCGTGAGGAGTCGGTCTGCCGTGATTTTCGGTCGGTGTCACAGTGCGCCCTTCAGCGCCCGTGCCTGGCGGCGCCAGAACTCCCGCGAGATCTCGGCCTTGGGAAACACGAGGTCGAAGCCGTGGAAAGCGCCGGGGATGACGTGGAGGTCGCAGGGGACGCCGCTGTCACTGAGCCGGCGCGCGTACTCGATGTCTTCGTCGTGGAAGAGGTCGAGGGTGCCGACGCCGATCCAGGCCGGCGGGAGACCGGTGAGATCCTCGCGGCGGGCTGCGGCGGCGTAGGGGGAGACGTCCGGGCCTGCGACGGCGTCGCCGAGGTAGGACGACCAGCCGTACCGGTTGCTCTTGGGCGTCCAGACGCGCACCTTGAGGGTGTCCAGGTCGGTTCTCGTCGTCGTGCGGTCGTCCAGCATGGGGTAGAGGAGCAGTTGGAACACCGGCCGGATCTCGGCCCGGTCATGGGCGAGCAGCGCGAGGGCCGCGGCGATTCCGCCGCCTGCGCTGGCACCGCCGATGGCGATGCGGTCGATGTCGATGTGCAGGTCGTCCGCGCGCTCGGCCAGTCCGCGCAGCCCGGCGTAGGCGTCCTCGACCGCGGCGGGCGCGGGATGGTCAGGACCCAGTCGATAGCGGACCGCGGCGACGGTGATGCCGAGCTCGCGGGCGAAGGCGATGTTCGTCCGGTCGTCCTGCTCGGGCGCGCCGAAGATCAGCCCGCCTCCGTGAATCCAGAGCAGCGCCGGAGCCGCCGCCTTCAGGCCGGTCGGCTGGAAGACGCGAAGCGAGACGGACGGCGCGCCCTTGGGCCCGGGCACGACGATCTCCTGAACCGTGATGTCCGGCCCTGGATCGGTCGAGCGCCATTTCACGCTCCGCACGATGCGCGACGACAGACGGCCGTAGGACACATTGGGGATGAAGCGACCTCGTCTGAGATCGGGGTGGAAGGCGCTCATTGGGTCCTCGTTCTTTCCCCTCATCGAGGGGGTACGGGATGGTCCGGCCCCCCGGCGGGTGGCCGGCGTCGGGAGTGGGGACGGTGGTGAACCCGGTGCGACACCGACTAGGGGAAGGCCGGCGCGCAGCTGCGTGAGACTCTCGCGGATCGGATCGGGCAGTGAGACGTCGGTTTCACCCGTTGCCCACATCACGACGGGTGTCCGTAGCGCGGCGGATACGCAGGCGTGCGGATCGTGCGATTGCCGCGCCCGGACCGCTCGGTCAGATCTTGGTCTTGTCCCGGACCCAGGCTCCGATCTGTGCGATGGCGGCGTCGGTCTCCGGAACCCGGCCGGCGCCGTAGACGTAGGAGTGCTGGCCTCCTGGGACCACGACGGTCGTCGTGTCGATTCCGGCGTCCTTGACGCGGGCGGCGAACTCCTCGTCCTCGCCGGCCAGGACCTCGTACGTGCCCCAGGAGACGAGGGTGGGAGGCAGGCCGCTCAGGTCGGCCCGGTTCAGGTTGATCCGGGTGTCCGTGTGTTCGATGCCGGTGCCGCCGATCCAGGCGTCCCGGAAGAAGGTCAGCAGTTCCTTGCTGAGGATCTTGTCCGTGCTGGCGTTGGTCGTGATGGTCTCGTTGGCGATTTCGAGGTCGCACCAGGGGGAGATCGACACAATGGCGCCGGGCAGGGGCTGCTTCTGGTCGCGGAGGCGAAGCGCCAGGGCGACGGCGATGAACCCGCCGATCGAGTGGCCGATCGTGATGATGTTTCCGGGCTCATACCCTTCGGAGAGCAGCCAGTTGAAGGCCGCTTCCGCGTCGTCGACCTGAGCCGGGTACTTGTGTTCCGGCGCCCGCCGGAAGTCCAGGACCAGTACCGGGGCCCCGGCGGCCTTGGCGATATGGCCCGCGAGCTTCCGGTCGACGTGTGCCGACGCCAGCACGGAGCCCCCGGCGTGAGTGTGCAGGAGGACGTAGTCGGTGTTGGCGTCGACGGGTTCGCACCAGATTCCCTATGTGTTCCTCCTGGCAGCCGGGGCTTGCGCCCCGGCTGCCGCTGGTCGGGTCAGTGTGCCGCGCCTGCCAGGAGAGCGGGGAAGTTGATCCTGGCGGTCTGCAGTTTCGGGTCGTGGGGCTCGGGGACCCCACCGTCGGTGATGTACAGCCGGTCGCCTCGCACGGCGGTGGCGGAGGGTGAGGCGAGACCGTCCGCGCTGGTCAGGACGGGCTTGTAGGTGCCGTTGGGGTAGATCACCACGACCCTGTCCGGGCCGTTGTTCGAGGAGGAGCCGTTCTGCGCCGCGAACACCACATCGGAGCGGGGGGTGAGGAAGCTGAGGTCGTCGATGTTGGGCAGGCCGCCCGCGACCTGGCGGACGGGACCGGGCGCGCCGGCGGGGGTGACCGGGATCCGCAGCAGTGTTCCCTTGTTGAAGTTGCTGATCCACAGGGCGCCGTTGTGGAACCTGAGTCCGTTGGCGCCGATCGGCAGGGCCTCGGTGGGTATCGGGGCGAGCGCGGCGTCTGTCAGCCACGGCGTCGCCGTTCCGCCCGAGACCGGGACGGACCAGATGATGCCCTTGAGGCTGTCCGCGATGTAGAGGGTGCGGCCGGCCGCATCGACGGCCAGCCCGTTGGGGCCCGAGTCGGCGGGCAGAGCGGCGACGCGCTGCGGGGTGCCGTCCGCGAGCAGCTTGTACACGCCGTTGCGGGCCGCGTTGCCCGGGGCCCACAACGCGTAGTAGACCGTTCCGTCACTGCCCCGGGCGTTGCCGCTGATCGCCTCGCCCACCTGCCCGGCGGCGAGCACGGTGCGCTCTCCGGACGCGGAGATACGCATCAGCTCCGGTCCGTGGGTGCGCTCGCACACCGCGCAGCTGCCCAGCATGGACAGGGTCACCGAGCCGTCGGGGTTGGCGGTGATGTTCTCGGGGATCTCACCGGCCGCGAAGTCGAACTTCGCCGCGGTCCGTACATCGGTGACCACGGATCCGCCATCCGAGCCTCCCGTCCATGCGGACGCGGACGGCGCCGACGCCAGGACGGCCGCCGCCGCGGTGACCGCCAACGCGATGCCGATGTTCTTCTTCAAGAAACGCTGTGCGCTCGATGCACTGCGCCGGGCCGTGTGCTGGTGTTGCTGCTGCATGACTCTCCTTGGCAAATCAACAAGTGACTGATCAATGGGCTTTGGGGGACATCGGAGACATCGGGGAGGTCGGGTACATCGGGGAGGTCGGGCGGAATGGGCGCCCGTGGAGCCGGACCGGATGTCAGGCGGGCAGAGGGTTGTTCTCGCGGATCTGCTTGTCGAACGTT
Protein-coding sequences here:
- a CDS encoding SMP-30/gluconolactonase/LRE family protein; this translates as MQQQHQHTARRSASSAQRFLKKNIGIALAVTAAAAVLASAPSASAWTGGSDGGSVVTDVRTAAKFDFAAGEIPENITANPDGSVTLSMLGSCAVCERTHGPELMRISASGERTVLAAGQVGEAISGNARGSDGTVYYALWAPGNAARNGVYKLLADGTPQRVAALPADSGPNGLAVDAAGRTLYIADSLKGIIWSVPVSGGTATPWLTDAALAPIPTEALPIGANGLRFHNGALWISNFNKGTLLRIPVTPAGAPGPVRQVAGGLPNIDDLSFLTPRSDVVFAAQNGSSSNNGPDRVVVIYPNGTYKPVLTSADGLASPSATAVRGDRLYITDGGVPEPHDPKLQTARINFPALLAGAAH
- a CDS encoding alpha/beta hydrolase translates to MKWRSTDPGPDITVQEIVVPGPKGAPSVSLRVFQPTGLKAAAPALLWIHGGGLIFGAPEQDDRTNIAFARELGITVAAVRYRLGPDHPAPAAVEDAYAGLRGLAERADDLHIDIDRIAIGGASAGGGIAAALALLAHDRAEIRPVFQLLLYPMLDDRTTTRTDLDTLKVRVWTPKSNRYGWSSYLGDAVAGPDVSPYAAAARREDLTGLPPAWIGVGTLDLFHDEDIEYARRLSDSGVPCDLHVIPGAFHGFDLVFPKAEISREFWRRQARALKGAL
- a CDS encoding alpha/beta hydrolase; translation: MWCEPVDANTDYVLLHTHAGGSVLASAHVDRKLAGHIAKAAGAPVLVLDFRRAPEHKYPAQVDDAEAAFNWLLSEGYEPGNIITIGHSIGGFIAVALALRLRDQKQPLPGAIVSISPWCDLEIANETITTNASTDKILSKELLTFFRDAWIGGTGIEHTDTRINLNRADLSGLPPTLVSWGTYEVLAGEDEEFAARVKDAGIDTTTVVVPGGQHSYVYGAGRVPETDAAIAQIGAWVRDKTKI